One genomic segment of Ipomoea triloba cultivar NCNSP0323 chromosome 9, ASM357664v1 includes these proteins:
- the LOC116030336 gene encoding U-box domain-containing protein 2, with protein sequence MEVKSRAVKNLVTKLSSVSERSRTEAICELRIISKNDAESRPLIADAGAIPYLAESLYSSDKDCQENATAALHNLSISSKDALISTRGLLDALSHALRNPSSAFTAQCAASAIFSLLTVEDYRPIIGHKRDIVFGLIDIARNPNSASRSIKDALKALFGIALYPLNRSQIIELGAVPALFSLVCKDGRVGILEDVTAVIAQIAGCEESWEAFRKVSGVGVLVDLLDNSTGSSNRTKENAVSALLNLVQCSGKEVTESIRGLVLGAVDGIIEVAENGSDKGRSKAMALLKLLDVSSCEF encoded by the coding sequence ATGGAGGTGAAAAGCCGGGCTGTGAAGAATCTCGTGACGAAATTGAGTTCAGTTTCGGAGCGGAGCCGGACGGAAGCCATCTGCGAGCTGCGAATCATTTCCAAGAACGACGCCGAGAGCCGGCCGTTGATCGCCGACGCCGGCGCGATCCCTTACctagcggaatcgctctattccTCCGATAAAGATTGCCAGGAGAACGCCACCGCCGCCTTGCACAACCTCTCGATCTCATCCAAGGATGCGCTGATATCCACGCGCGGACTCCTCGACGCGCTCTCACACGCCCTCCGAAACCCTAGCTCCGCCTTCACCGCCCAGTGCGCCGCCTCCGCCATCTTTAGCCTCCTCACCGTGGAGGACTACCGCCCCATCATCGGCCACAAGCGGGATATCGTCTTCGGCCTAATCGACATCGCGAGAAACCCTAATTCCGCTTCTAGGTCAATCAAGGACGCGCTCAAGGCGCTTTTCGGGATCGCGCTCTACCCTCTTAATCGGTCCCAAATCATCGAGCTCGGGGCCGTCCCGGCGCTGTTCTCGCTGGTGTGCAAGGACGGTAGGGTAGGGATTCTAGAAGACGTCACCGCCGTGATCGCCCAAATTGCAGGGTGCGAGGAGAGCTGGGAGGCCTTCAGAAAGGTTTCCGGCGTCGGAGTCTTGGTGGATTTGCTGGATAATTCCACCGGATCAAGCAATCGGACCAAAGAGAACGCGGTTTCTGCACTATTGAATTTGGTGCAATGCAGTGGGAAAGAGGTCACCGAGAGCATTCGGGGACTGGTTTTAGGCGCAGTGGATGGGATTATTGAAGTGGCGGAGAATGGAAGCGACAAGGGGAGGAGCAAAGCCATGGCATTGTTGAAGCTTCTTGATGTGAGCAGCTGTGAATTCTAA
- the LOC116028835 gene encoding UDP-N-acetylglucosamine transferase subunit ALG14 homolog → MEKGSGRCIYDAVSSNSAILLFVGVVTIVIIRVLFVMYRSTKPLRPESPRPLCTLIVLGSGGHTAEMMNLLFALEEDRFKPRFYIAATTDNMSLQKARVFEDSLVQKAGTEVVGTAQFMQIYRSREVGQSYITSVATTLIAIAHGLWLMIKIRPEVILCNGPGTCIPICVIAFFLKVLGIRWSSIFYVESIARVKRLSLSGLLLYKLHMIDQLFVQWPQLKSKYPRVHYVGRLM, encoded by the exons ATGGAGAAAGGCAGTGGCCGTTGCATTTACGACGCCGTGTCATCGAATTCTGCAATCCTTCTCTTTGTTGGTGTCGTGACGATCGTTATAATTCGTGTTCTTTTTGTTATGTACCGGAGCACTAAGCCACTTCGACCCGAATCACCGCGACCCCTCTGCACACTCATTGTATTGGGTTCAG GTGGTCACACGGCAGAAATGATGAACTTGTTGTTTGCACTTGAAGAAGATAGATTTAAGCCTAGGTTTTACATTGCTGCTACAACTGATAATATGAGTCTCCAAAAGGCACGAGTATTTGAGGACTCTTTAGTTCAGAAG GCAGGGACTGAGGTGGTTGGAACAGCTCAGTTCATGCAGATATATCGAAGCCGAGAGGTTGGTCAATCATACATAACCTCAGTTGCTACAACCTTAATCGCTATCGCTCATGGATTGTGGTTAATGATCAAAATTAGACCTGAAGTG ATTCTCTGTAATGGCCCTGGAACTTGTATACCCATATGTGTAATTGCATTTTTCTTAAAG GTACTTGGAATCAGGTGGTCATCTATATTTTATGTTGAGAGTATTGCAAGAGTGAAAAGGCTTTCTTTGAGTGGTTTGCTCCTTTACAAATTACACATGATTGATCAATTATTTGTTCAATGGCCACAATTAAAAAGCAAATATCCTCGAGTTCATTATGTGGGTCGTCTTATGTGA